The stretch of DNA ATCTTCCCGTTGCTACGATCATCTGGGCTCATAATTCATTATTTGTCTCCGCTCCAGATGTACAGTATCTCTTACGTGATTACAATAAATAGAATTCTGAGAATTCCTGTGGTGACATTACTTCATAGGCTGAGTGCCACATTTGCACTTTAAGTGTGATTTGTTCAAAAATAGACAAGCGGCACCCTGAAGGACCATCCCGGCTCATTGTGTAGAAATTAAACGTATTCCTCATTCTGCTCACAAACCCAAAACTCGACTTGAGAGATTAAATTCCATGCTAAATTAATGACTTTGCACGTAGGAAGGTAATTAATCATTTGTTGGAGTTTGGCTGAGTCCTTGTGTGCTCTTAGTGTGCTCTGGCAACCCAGGCTCAAAAACATCTTGACATTTTTGTAATTACACCTTTTCTCCTCGGCACAAAGCAACTCAGCAGCTGTTGACAAACTGAGGGGGTCACACTGCCACGGCACAGACATAAAAAGGCTGTGGGATTTAATCCCACCGGCCACAACAGTGACCATTAAAAACGTTTCAGGCTAGAAAAATAGGTTTACTTCTTTAGAGCTTATACTTTTGCGTGTGATTATGTATGATCAGCTTGCGCTGAGGCAGTTTGAGCAGCGTCACCTCTTTAACCACAGCTCACCACAGCTGTTGATTTTTTGGGTGCACTTTGAGGCGAGGATGGAGTCATCAAAGCTCCACAACAGAAGGTTATTAATCTGTTGTATGGGTTAAGTACTAGAAAGAAAGATATTTTAGAGATACGGTCATGAAAGCATCTATTATTGATATacttttatgctactttatatttctacttcACCTTTTTCTCTGCTCAATTTATTTGACAGATATGGTTTCTAGTTGTTTTTCAGATTCTAAAATACAATGCCTTATTGAGGATTAAACCAGTGGTTTATGGCCTGTGGTCCTGTACTGAAAAGCAGTGGCACATTTTAGGTGCCTGAGTTGTAGTATTTACACTAAAGAGACACGTCAAAGTCTAAAAAAAGATCAGGAAAATACCCATATGGGTCATCTGGAAGGAAAGATTGGAGTTAAATGGTTAAGTGTGAGTATTTTTGTTGCCTTAAATGCACAGTATCGGGCGTCCATCGTTGCCACGTCTGGCTCAGAATTTAGCTTTGTGCAGTGACTGCAGACTGTGATTAGATCCAGGTGACATTGCTTACAGTTATTAGCATCGACAAGAGCCTTTTCAATCATGAGTCTGGAATGCtgattttgttttccagctccTTCCAACAACCACCTGGGCCACACGACACTGCACATCAGACACATCTGACAAACACAAGCGGCGGTGCAAAAAACCATAAATCAACTATAAATGCAGCTAAGTGAATGTCGATACATAGAGTATGACCCCATTAACACTTCTCATAGGCATAGACAATCACCTGGCTAAGTGTGAAAGAGGCCCACACAAAAGGAAATCACAAGTATTCAAACAAACCTGCTCATTCAGCATGGAAAGTTATGCATGCCATAATTAATTTGCCATTAAGGCTGGATTGATGTCGTCTTCATGATGCCGACAACCAAGCCATAATTGCCTCTGGTGTTGCATTCACAGCTTTGCCTCATTACTGAAACAGATGCTAATTTAGCAGAGCGGCTTCAGgttgacaggtgtgtgtgaagcatgtgcgcctgtgtgtgtgtgtgtgtgtgtgtgcatgtgtgaacgTGTGGCCCCCGAGTGGATCGTTCCACCGTATTGGGCTACATGTAAAGTGCACTGCAGAAGGGAAATGAGGAGTTTAAAAAACATCACGATATGCGACGGCAAGCTCATGAGAAAAAAGGAACCCTTTTTGGTCGAGCAtcttttaatgataatgaatggAGCGCGCAGTAATTGGTATGTGAGGAGAAAGAGACCTAATAGCTTGGGATAACAAACCATTCTGCTGAATTATTAAGCCGTTTAACTACATCATTTGCCTTTGGACCTCTTAGTTGTTCGTGTTCTCTGATTCATCAGGCTAATTGTAACCTTCATTCTAGATTTTCTGGGAAAACACTAAATAATGCAAATGAGCAACACTGATTGTTCAAaagatgtttattgttttgACAACAAACCCcctttaatatatttaatggCAACATCTTAAACTAAAGAGAAACTATACacatacaaatatgaaaaactacaaaatatttttttccacatcagtTCTTTTTGTTCATGACATTAATgtctcagtcagtctgtgtggagctggagaggagtcCTACACTGAACAGCTGGTGTGTTCCACCGCCACATTTCTCTGCCAGATCacttgttttcactgcaggatAACTAATGTGGAAGATACATTGGTGAGTTTCCAGTCCACTTCCTGCATCCGCAAACACGACCTCATATCTTCTTCGCCCGTTTCTTGGGTCTTTGGGTGAAAACCGGCGAGGTCCCCATCAGGGAGTCGGGCGAATGCGAAGCGTAGCTGGCGTCTGACCCCGTGCCACCAGGAGAGGGGGCCATGGCTCCTCCTGACTCGCTCATGGTGGACATGGGCCCCCCCTCCTCGAACACGTCTCCGCCCAGGACgctgtggtgatggtggtggtggtgatgatggccAGCGCCCTGGCCATCGTCGCCATCCTGCGGCTCCATTTTTACCTGAGGCCACAAGGGCGAGTTGTTGGCTCCGACCCCGCCTTGTAAGAGAGGAGAAATAGCTCAGCAACGTTGGTTTTCCACCACAAACAAAGTTGACTGCAAGTtttgttcctgttattttgtgGTTTCATTTGTTTAGAAGATGATGACAAGTAAGAACCCCTGAGCATTTTGATCAAAGGAGTTAGTTAAAGCAGTGCACTTACAAAagcaaaagtgcaaaaaagCTGTGTTTAAGTGCAAAATTAAGAATCCCTCTAGCGGTGTAAAGCAACCCAACAGATTTCCTGGAAATTACTTTGATTCAAAGTATTAGATCTAATACCTGCAAAAAAAACTTCCCAACATTAAATTGGAATAAATGGAAAGCAGagttttctgggttttttttggcaTGTTTAAATTTGTCAGCAGGGAATCACTTTTGTCAGAAAAGCCAATAATTTTCATAACGCATACTTATTAATGAAACAAGGTCGACCTTCATCAGTCGCTCCTACCACACAGACCTCATTAGGAAGCTGTGCACTTCACCTCCCTCTGTGGAAAACTCCTTGATGAATGCAGAGCACACATTTTGTCTCACCTGAGGTGTGAGGAGAATGGTCACTGTCCAGGCCCGAGGCCAGCCTCTCGCCGTGGGCCCCGAGGACCCCCATGGGCAGAGCTTGGTCCCCTGAGGCCAGGTCGGCCTCTGGCTCCTCGCTAACCGGGAAGGAGATGTCACTCATGGGCTCCTCCTTGATCCTCAGGGGCTTGGAGTCCTCCAGAGCCTTCTCCGGGTTCACCAGTCGCTCGTACTCCTCTGACAGATCCTTACTCACctggaagaaagaggaagatcTTTTATTAGTCCCATATTGTTGGTGCAAGCACAAAGACACGTAAGAGCTGAGCCTGGATGATTTAGTGTTTTAATTCAATAGTTATcatagcttttcttttcttggattaacacatgaaaatacccttttatgttttatgtggatTGGGTGCATTAATGATAACCTCAGATCATCAATATGAAATGCCCCAAAGTCAACCAGAGACACAAAGGATCAGCTCTCGGCAGAGCCCCTCAGTTGTGTATCTTAAGAAGTCATGTTGGCTCTGAAGACTCTCAGTTTGGATTCTGTCTTACTTCCAAGCAGCTTGCTCACAAGTTGCCATACGGCCCATTGTTCTCACTCTTACAAAGTTCTTTATGCTGCCTGCGATGAGTCAGCATTTTCTGTGGTGAAGCCATAACAGCTTAGACGGAAAAGCATTTTTCAAACGTTTTCTCAGCACTGAGCCTAATGGGATTATTCTTTATCATCTTGTAATCTGCTGACTAAATGGCCAGTTTTTCCGACGGACTGTTGGGGCTGTTTACATTTCCAAACTAAACTGTCCTGATTGAACAGTCAGCTTAATCATTTAGTACTATAAATGTCCTTTACTGTGTCCTGTGGACTCACTGTTCATTTtctcaaacacaatattttatttcatgaaaatgtAAGGATTTTTTGTGACATTAGTGGAGGCAATCTTTATCCCAGCCGAGGTGGAGCATCTCCATCATGAAATATTACTGTGGaattttgtgatgttttagcTTGATGAATGACTTAAACAATAAACTGATCATTAAAATTGTTGACAATTAGCTTAATGTATATGGACTACTTGATTGATCGTTTCAGCACAAAATCAATGAGAGAGGTAGCGTGAAGAAAAATCTGCAGCTGATCTATGGCATAGCTTCTACTCTGCCATTAATACCATACAGACCACAAAGCTTCATGATGCACatgaaatttcaaaaaatattaGCCAAGTTGCAAAACAATTATGTTGAACACCATAAGCAAATACGAGTGGGCAATATGGATAAGGTCCTTTATCACTGcgtgtgtattttctttgtaattGTACGTCATGATATCTATATTCTCTGACATAATACATTTTCTGGAAGATCACATGAGAAAGTGTTGATGAATAAGCAGGCGGGAATGTCTGTTTTTGGCTCATCCAATGAATTAAATATCCAATATACCAATATATATGTTTCATCACATTCATGCACGACTCCTTTAGAAATTCCATTTTGCCATAAATAGTCTTGCTCGCTGCTTTATAGTAAATACTGTCAAATACCACAACCCTGTGACCCACTCCCAAGCTCACCTGTAGCATGTAGCTGTGATAGTCCTTGATCCTGACCTGCCAGAAGCGTTGCAGGGCCAGCACGCTGCCGATGCCAACCTCATGGAACACCTGCTCCACCACGTCTGGAAAGGGACTGGCTCCTAGCCGAGCCTCCCGGTCCACTGCTACCCGCAGCAGGCGGGTGAGGCGAAGGTAATGCTCGTGGACCAGGTCAGTCAGGGTCTCCAGCACGCTCTCCTGGGCTGACTCAAAGCCAGCGTGGGCTAAGACGGTGGCCACTGACTGATAGAGGAGCTGCCTGCAGGAGAGCCAACTCAGCTCTGTGACAGGCTCACCTTTACCTCTTATGATGGAAGAAccagaggagatgaaaggagaTAAATGATGACAATGTATCGGTGAAGTGttgaaaaatgtgtaaaagaaacaaaatacagCGTCTTAGCTTACTTATAGAAGTCACTTTCAGGGTCACTGTGGCGGAGCTGGAAGGGCTGCCGTGGGGCTTTGCTGTCCACAGGAAGCAGATCATCTGGCATGACAGGTGGGGTGGGAGGACGAAGGGGCAGGTTGGTAtcagcctcctccagcctgcTGCCACCCTCAGATGGCGCTGAGCTCTGaccctgagcctgagcctgggCTGCCGCCAAGAGGCCACGGAGGCGGCGGGCATGCTGacacagctgcactgtgtgGATGGTGAGGCTGCAGGGTTCTGAGGGGATGTCCAGCATCGTGGTGGGCCGCGGACGCTGGGCCGAGGGCTGGTGCAGGGGAGGGTCCTGCATCTCCACTGAGCGAAACTCGCGCTGGAGCAAGTCAAAGGAGCTGCGACTGGGAGGAGCCCCGGCAGGACCAGGGATCTCACCCCAGTAACGCATCATGATGAGTGATCAAAGACGCAAGTTGGATTCGAACTTGCAATGAGTCTGAAAATTGGAGAGGTGAAGAGGAAGTTGGAGTGATCGTCATAATCAAGCATGAAATGGGCACAAACAACATTAGCTTTAAAGGAAACAGTTTCAGAAGAGACATCAGATTGATTTAGACATGACCCTCAATTAGcattttttaacagttttttctGATACAGTTACaataatgtatttgtattgtgaTTATTTCAGCATACATCTGACCAACacagtattttaaaatatatattagcAATTATAAGTGGATCGCGCTGCctttatgataaaaaaacaaacattgacAAGTAACAACAATATTGTCAACAATAGCAAGTAATGTCATTTTAACGGTTAAAAAAGTAATGGAGGCGCAATTAGGTATTTTGATGTATGCCGAATCAGAGGGTAACTTGCATTTATTCGCGTGACACCTTTAGTCAAGACTTAACAGACATGTCTGTTTGCCAAAAAGTAAGCCAACACAGAATATGAGCTGTGCTGCTGGAGTTCTGCATGAACGTAGAAGAGTGAACGCATCAGTAAACAACTGTCACTGGTGAGCGAGCAACGAGTAAGCTAGAAGCCGGCTAGCTTAATACGTAGCATGCATGTTTAGCTAATTAACTTTTATATATAAGTTTAAAACACAACTGTGACTCACTTAACTCACGTCTGGTAATAACTGGAACCAATAGCTGCTGTATCTCTGGAAGAAGTAAAGAAACTGAGCTTCTTTGTCCTTCTTTGAAAAAAACTCGGGTGAACACCTCAATAAAGTGTTTAGTTCCGCAACAACTAATTTATTTTGACTGGTATCGAATTATGAATTGTATCAATATGCAATCTagttgtgttttaaatatttttttatttaccgtttttctgcttcacatCCTATTATTAGCTGACTTTGTCAGTTTTATAGAGACTTGAAGTACCCGGGCTAAATTCACAGTCGCACCAAATAAACATGGCCGCCTCCCCGCCGTCAGacgtgtgtgtgaaaaataCGGATGAAGAAATAAATTCTACAATGGAAACGGATGAATGCTTGGCCGCAAAGAATGGAGACGAGCCCGAAACGAAAGACGTACACAAAAGTGAAGCAGAAACAACGGACACTTTTAAGAAACCGGCTCTTTTCGCAGCACCTTCCTTCACCAGCAAACGCAGCAGCGTCGTTGCTCCGtccagaccagcagcagccgAAACAAAAAGTGTCACAGACGATACCAGAGCTCAGGTTGTGGACAGTACGAGTGGGGACTCTTCGGGTCCTGTTAGCGAAAATAAAACCGCCGAATCAAGGCAAGATGTGGACAAAAAAGTCAAGAATGTGGCTCCTGTCAAACCCAAGGCAGACGCTAAACCCAGGGTGCTCCCTGCTAAAGGGCCCCCGGCTGGTAAATTCCCCCCTATCCCGTATACAGAGCCGCCCTGGGGTGGCAGGGCGCCAGATATCCCCTACGCTCTGGAAATCCTTAAAAATGGCACCATAGTGGACAAGGTTCCCCTCACACACGGAAGCTACTTCGTGGTTGGACgtttacctgtgtgtgatgtgtccTTGGAGCATCCGTCCATCTCCAGGTACCACGCGGTGATCCAGTACCGCGGGCAGACCGGGGAGGGAGAGTCcgtgggggaggagaggggctTCTACGTCCACGACCTGGGGAGCACACACGGCACTGTGGTGAACAAGAACAAGATCCCCCCCAAGACCTACATCAGACTGCGCGTGGGACATGTTTTAAAGTTTGGTGGCAGCACGAGGCTTTTTATCCTGCAGGTAAATCCTGGTGTGGACCCCCTTCATACCTGCAGTGGCTATACTGATGTAGATATACTAAAGATAGCACAGACAGCTGTCACTGAAGGTCATATCAAAGTACGGCTGGATCACTCTAGACTTGACCACACACAGTTTAGATCATTTGACCCTTGGGTTCATGTATTAACATCCACTAATCATACGTAggactgttttctttattattataatgGTTTGAAGGATgaattaaatatgcaaaaatgaGGTAATAAAATCCCTCAGTTTGAGTGTCTCCGTTACTAAGCCCAGACCACCAGTTTCAGCAGTTATGATCATTTATAACtcaaatctttattttaatattgCGATCTTCCCGCTTTGCTGTAGCTTCCCACAGGGCTCACATTAATCTGTTGTTAAATCAGGAAGCTCAAAGTCAAGTCAGATCGCTCCATACTCTGGTGCAGTCATTTTAAGGCATCACCTTGGTGTCTGTGGAACTGTGATGGGcttttctcactattttcagatgttttattaATTGAATAAATCAAAGTTatcaattgattaatttaataaagGAAATAATCATTTGTTGTATCCCTGTTAATTAAATCAGCATGGTTTAGTAAGCATTAGACAACAGCCCATCTCACTACACTATTCCTCATACTCTCTAGTGATGAGCGAGTGTcagtttggactgttggtcagactaTAAAACTGTAGACATCATCTTCTGGggaagaagtgtttttttttttttttacactttagtGAGATtgcaaaatactttttatttttttatagcAGACATCAGACACAGGTGTAACTATCATTATATAACATTATTCATGTCTGCACTGCATTGCAGAAATTGCTGAAGACCACAGGTTTGTAAATGAGAGAGAATCTGGGCTGTGGAGTCAGAAAGGTTACCAGACCTTTGTAGCCCGGTGTGCATCTCTGCTAGAGGCTCATTAGGCTCCAGGCCTCATTAGCTGCCACTGGCATAACACACCCGAACTCTGATTGAggttgagttgcattgtgggtaatgtaggttTTGAAAAGGGGGAAGAATGTGTAGGATACAAAAGAGGATATCTCTGATTTTGGATCCTTGACTCTGACATTGTTACAGGAGGTCAGTGATAAAATCAGTGGAGCCACTTTCATTAATTCTGTTCCAAAAACCCACTATTAGTGCGTGTTTAGCAATAAAATACCCCAAATATTATAATAGTTTTCTTTTCCACTGTCgcctttcctctctccacagGGTCCGGAGtttgatgaggaagaggagtctGAGCTCACGGTGACAGAGCTGAGGGAGCAAGCCCAAAAACGGAGGGCAGAGCTGGAGAAGAGGATGATGGGAGACGGTTCCGATGATGATGCCGACAACgacgaggagaaggaggaagacgGAGAAAGCAATAAGGGCCAGAGCCGACAGTCAAACGACGATTCAGGCTGTTCATGGGGGATGGGTGAGCCCCTCTGCTGGTTGTAGGATTATGGCACATTATGTTAGGTGTCGTCTGTGTTCATCCATCTGTCTCCGTAAATCCACACCGCAGCTGAGGAGGCCGTTCCAGAGGAAGACGAGAACGAGGAAAACCCTTTCTCGACAGAGTTCCACGAGGACCAGGAAGCCGCGTACCTGAAAGACCCCAAAAAGGCTTTGCAGGGCTTCTATGACAGGGAAGGTGAGAAGGCTGATTGTTGATTAAGCCTGTTAACAGACGTCCGcttcttgtgtttctttaatttCCTGACTTCACCGTTGGCATCCTTTATCTCAGGAGAGGAGCTGGAGTTTGAGTACGAAGACAAAAGCCACGGCAGCTGGCTCTGCAGAATAAAGTAAGTGACACGAAACCCCTGACCTATGATTGTAAAGTGTCTAGAATATGTTTCCGTGAGGTCGTAAAGTCACACAGTTCACATTGACGCTCCTGTCAGGCTCCCGGTGGACGACGCCATGGGCCGGCAGCTGGTCGCTGAGGTGACCCACACggggaagaagaaagaagcagcCATCCAGTGCTGCCTGGAGGCCTGTCGGATGCTCGAAGCCAGGGGGCTGCTGCGCCAGGAAGCAGGTGTGAGCGCCACCGAGAACGAATGGAAGTACGCTCGTGGACCACCGTATTAGAGAGGGTTGCAATCATAGTGTTTGCTATTTTATGTCCCGTGTCTAGTGTCTCGCAAGCGCAAGAAGAAGAACTGGGAAGATGAGGACTATTACGACAGCGATGACGACACCTTCCTGGATCGAACTGGCAccgtggagaggaagaggaatgaGAGAATGAAAAAGGCGGGAAAGATTGAGGAGCGGCCAGAGACCTATGAATCATTGGTaacaatctgctgctgtttatacACATGCCCGGGAACAATATTACAATATTCTCATTCAGAACTTCTTTAATTGTAACTTTATGATATTTACTATTGTCTTATTTACACTTTGTATTCAGCATGACTCtctaatgctaacatgctgaccTGTAACAAGTATGATGATATGCAACATTTTTACTATCGTAGTTTTGCATGTTAGCTGTTTGAAAAttggcactaaacacaaagtacagttgAGTTCCCCATTGCAGGTATTGGgtcatataaaaaaaagtactgGGCAAATAAAGcagtaaataaaaagttattacaACTCTTCCGGAGGGCGACAACATTTCATAACAATCCATTTAACACTTTTAAAAGACCTTTCacccaaaaacacaaatgtgagcCACACGGTGGTGCCAGAGGAAACCTCAGGGGATCACCACAGTCAGCAGAACTCTTCCTCAGGAGACTCTAGATATCAGCACCAAACGTCATCCAATAAATGCTGAGATGCTTCAGTCTGGACCGAAGCGACTCACCAACCAAGAGAAATCAGTCATCAGTGGAACTGCACCACCAGTGTGTCTGAAAAACATTCAAGTGAAACTGCCGTCCAGTATTGGTTTTCCACGTGATGACACATTCTGCAGATCAGAACATGTAGCAACAACAGCAGATGCTCTCTTACATGTGTAAACATTGTGAAATACCGTACGTGCTTCAGTGTTTCTACCCTATCAAACCACACAAGAGTTGCTTGTGTCTCCTTTTTGTCAAACTCATGTTAAAACATGCATAagtacaatacaatataatgcTTTTGGTACTGAATGTAgtagaaaaatgtatttcacttAGATGTGGATTTGGTAATGGCTCCATACTGCAAGATGCATTTATGTGAAGTGTATGTGTGCTATAATGTTACGCGTACTGTATGTTTCATCAGACATTCATCTATTTGATTCTCATCTAGGTGGCCAAACTGTCAGGGGTGGAGAAGGAGATAGCAGAGTCCCAGAAGAAGCtcagtggtggtggaggaggtcagTGATGATGCCCCGGGCGTCCACCGTCCCGCAGACAGATGCCACACCACCTATAGATGCATGTTCCCCTTGTGTTAACCTACCTCGCTCCCCTCCTCTCAGACTCCTCCGGCTCCTCCACCGAGGACCCGCTGGATGCCTTCATGACTGCGGTGCGAAGCGAGGCGGCGATGGACGCCGTGGAGCGCCGGAAGCTTCACGTGCACGTAGCCGACTTGCGCAAAGACGCCCAGAGGCTGCGCAAACTGGTCGAGCTCACGCGGCCCGCCCAGATGCCCTCACTGCTGCCGAGGTTAGACACAGTGCTGCGTTCAAGGCGTTGTACACACTGTTGTAAAGTCACACACGAGGACAAAGTCTTGAAATATCAACACGTCTTCCATATAGATTATGTTAAGGACAAATAGAGTCCTCTAGAGTTCTTCCAATATACTTCAGGCCACATTTAAACACTCAAAAGACTTTTcgatgtgtgttggtgtggtAGTGGTACGTCAGAGCCAGAGAAGCCTAAAAAGACCTTACCGCTGTTTGGAGCCATGAAGGGAGGAAGCAAATTCAAACTGAAGACGGGTACCATCGGGGTAGGTGGTGTGTCTCACGTCTCATGACGAAGTCTAATGATCTGAGCCTTTCATTCCTCTGAAAACATTGCACTCCCCTTCCGTCTTTTTGCTCAGCCTCCTTC from Pempheris klunzingeri isolate RE-2024b chromosome 13, fPemKlu1.hap1, whole genome shotgun sequence encodes:
- the supt7l gene encoding STAGA complex 65 subunit gamma, whose product is MMRYWGEIPGPAGAPPSRSSFDLLQREFRSVEMQDPPLHQPSAQRPRPTTMLDIPSEPCSLTIHTVQLCQHARRLRGLLAAAQAQAQGQSSAPSEGGSRLEEADTNLPLRPPTPPVMPDDLLPVDSKAPRQPFQLRHSDPESDFYKGKGEPVTELSWLSCRQLLYQSVATVLAHAGFESAQESVLETLTDLVHEHYLRLTRLLRVAVDREARLGASPFPDVVEQVFHEVGIGSVLALQRFWQVRIKDYHSYMLQVSKDLSEEYERLVNPEKALEDSKPLRIKEEPMSDISFPVSEEPEADLASGDQALPMGVLGAHGERLASGLDSDHSPHTSGGVGANNSPLWPQVKMEPQDGDDGQGAGHHHHHHHHHSVLGGDVFEEGGPMSTMSESGGAMAPSPGGTGSDASYASHSPDSLMGTSPVFTQRPKKRAKKI
- the slc4a1ap gene encoding kanadaptin isoform X1, which codes for MAASPPSDVCVKNTDEEINSTMETDECLAAKNGDEPETKDVHKSEAETTDTFKKPALFAAPSFTSKRSSVVAPSRPAAAETKSVTDDTRAQVVDSTSGDSSGPVSENKTAESRQDVDKKVKNVAPVKPKADAKPRVLPAKGPPAGKFPPIPYTEPPWGGRAPDIPYALEILKNGTIVDKVPLTHGSYFVVGRLPVCDVSLEHPSISRYHAVIQYRGQTGEGESVGEERGFYVHDLGSTHGTVVNKNKIPPKTYIRLRVGHVLKFGGSTRLFILQGPEFDEEEESELTVTELREQAQKRRAELEKRMMGDGSDDDADNDEEKEEDGESNKGQSRQSNDDSGCSWGMAEEAVPEEDENEENPFSTEFHEDQEAAYLKDPKKALQGFYDREGEELEFEYEDKSHGSWLCRIKLPVDDAMGRQLVAEVTHTGKKKEAAIQCCLEACRMLEARGLLRQEAVSRKRKKKNWEDEDYYDSDDDTFLDRTGTVERKRNERMKKAGKIEERPETYESLVAKLSGVEKEIAESQKKLSGGGGDSSGSSTEDPLDAFMTAVRSEAAMDAVERRKLHVHVADLRKDAQRLRKLVELTRPAQMPSLLPSGTSEPEKPKKTLPLFGAMKGGSKFKLKTGTIGKLPPKRPNLPPELFDMKELSHGGDEEEEEEEEEEEAAAEENEDNDDTGCTTVTEINVDSEAPSVSMAGESAPSGRHRRQPAQSQEPKAEQSHKQRRGEESAEAVEQGPRRSSSSSSKAVAPSGPESKAEGDREPSPRRSGKKKVMGPSRPPVQLSGQYPEDDPDYCVWVPPADQTGDGRTHLNDKYGY
- the slc4a1ap gene encoding kanadaptin isoform X2, giving the protein MAASPPSDVCVKNTDEEINSTMETDECLAAKNGDEPETKDVHKSEAETTDTFKKPALFAAPSFTSKRSSVVAPSRPAAAETKSVTDDTRAQVVDSTSGDSSGPVSENKTAESRQDVDKKVKNVAPVKPKADAKPRVLPAKGPPAGKFPPIPYTEPPWGGRAPDIPYALEILKNGTIVDKVPLTHGSYFVVGRLPVCDVSLEHPSISRYHAVIQYRGQTGEGESVGEERGFYVHDLGSTHGTVVNKNKIPPKTYIRLRVGHVLKFGGSTRLFILQGPEFDEEEESELTVTELREQAQKRRAELEKRMMGDGSDDDADNDEEKEEDGESNKGQSRQSNDDSGCSWGMAEEAVPEEDENEENPFSTEFHEDQEAAYLKDPKKALQGFYDREGEELEFEYEDKSHGSWLCRIKLPVDDAMGRQLVAEVTHTGKKKEAAIQCCLEACRMLEARGLLRQEAVSRKRKKKNWEDEDYYDSDDDTFLDRTGTVERKRNERMKKAGKIEERPETYESLVAKLSGVEKEIAESQKKLSGGGGDSSGSSTEDPLDAFMTAVRSEAAMDAVERRKLHVHVADLRKDAQRLRKLVELTRPAQMPSLLPSGTSEPEKPKKTLPLFGAMKGGSKFKLKTGTIGKLPPKRPNLPPELFDMKELSHGGDEEEEEEEEEEEAAAEENEDNDDTGCTTVTEINVDSEAPSVSMAGESAPSGRHRRQPAQSQEPKAEQSHKQRRGEESAEAVEQGPRRSSSSSSKAVAPSGPESKAEGDREPSPRRSGKKKVMGPSRPPVQLSGQYPEDDPDYCVWVPPAGE